DNA from Amycolatopsis sp. DSM 110486:
GAAACGGCCTTGGAGGAGGAACACATGGCTTCACCGGCGAAGCTCTCCCACGTCGTCCTGTAAAGCAGGCAGGTGCCGAAGATGCGGGACTGGTACGTGAAAACCCTCGACGGCCGGGTGGTGCACGAGACACCCGACATGGTGTTCGTGACCTACGACGACGAGCACCACCGCATCGCGGTCGCGGATCCGACGTCGGCGATGGCCGACGGGGAGGTCGCGGCGCTGCTGGGCGGCCCGCGGAGCGAACTCTCGGCCGAGGAGCTGGCGGCGCTGCCGTTGCACGGGCTGGCGCACGTGGCGTTCACCTACGGCAGCCTGCGTGAGCTGCTCGAGACGTGGGA
Protein-coding regions in this window:
- a CDS encoding VOC family protein, with amino-acid sequence MRDWYVKTLDGRVVHETPDMVFVTYDDEHHRIAVADPTSAMADGEVAALLGGPRSELSAEELAALPLHGLAHVAFTYGSLRELLETWERLDADGVRPLQAVNHGPTTSVYYADPDGNQIELQIDNFPTTEEGTAFMQSESFARNPFGVVFDPAALLTELRAGKSEAELTVPTW